The following is a genomic window from Candidatus Obscuribacterales bacterium.
ACTCGGTGGGATGACATACACTTGTTGATATGCCTGGCTCCACAAATACTCAATGATAAGGTTGTGCGCTGTTTCGAGCCCGAGCACACACTCGTCCGGAGCTAGGCCAAGTTTGCGCCGGGCACCATCCAGCTGCACAAAACCGTCTAGACTGTGCGGGATGGTCAAA
Proteins encoded in this region:
- a CDS encoding transposase, whose product is MQVYIGTDWSEDKHDVVFMNQAGVDVARLTIPHSLDGFVQLDGARRKLGLAPDECVLGLETAHNLIIEYLWSQAYQQVYVIPPS